Proteins from one Natrinema salinisoli genomic window:
- a CDS encoding NAD(P)/FAD-dependent oxidoreductase — translation MDIVIVGGGIIGTAIAARLSDTDHDVTLLERSRIGGETTAASAGILMETIVAPTPFDLRFRARSRSVYRRLFDRGPLESERIGTLYVAETTAFAERLEESAEILRDHGVEASFLSAAELERLGIDSDGFVGGLHTPNDRICDATDVASWFATCARRNGAEIRTGVTVTDMIARDRDASISGIETDGGRLQADRVINATGPWAPKLNDMVGVSLPLGHTLGPMVELEATEPIDGPVTILESKRYVRPTGGTDGTGAWVGEYRTEYTDGQRYDPDRCTVSDDFRETATDVASVVPALEGATVVDEWIGLRTVTPDGRPIVGETSVDGFVVACGMSGQGVTLAPAVADVVYDVLEGTVDEDHQMYLSTDRF, via the coding sequence ATGGACATCGTCATCGTTGGCGGCGGGATCATCGGAACGGCGATCGCGGCCCGCCTCAGCGACACCGATCACGACGTCACGCTCCTCGAGCGCTCGCGGATCGGCGGCGAAACGACGGCGGCCTCCGCTGGCATCCTGATGGAAACCATCGTCGCACCGACGCCCTTCGACCTGCGATTCCGTGCGCGCTCCCGATCAGTCTACCGACGACTGTTCGACCGCGGGCCGCTCGAATCGGAGCGGATCGGGACGCTCTACGTCGCCGAAACGACGGCGTTCGCGGAGCGGCTCGAAGAATCCGCGGAGATCCTTCGCGACCACGGCGTCGAGGCCTCATTCCTGTCGGCGGCGGAGCTCGAGCGGCTCGGTATCGACTCCGACGGATTCGTCGGGGGACTTCACACGCCGAACGACCGCATCTGTGATGCGACCGACGTCGCGTCCTGGTTCGCGACGTGCGCTCGACGGAACGGTGCCGAGATTCGAACCGGTGTGACCGTGACTGACATGATCGCGCGCGACCGCGACGCGTCCATCTCGGGCATCGAAACAGACGGGGGTCGACTGCAGGCCGACCGCGTCATCAACGCGACCGGTCCGTGGGCTCCGAAACTGAACGACATGGTCGGCGTCTCGCTCCCGCTCGGGCACACGCTGGGACCGATGGTCGAACTCGAGGCGACCGAACCGATCGACGGTCCGGTGACGATCCTCGAGTCCAAGCGGTACGTTCGACCCACCGGCGGGACCGACGGGACCGGGGCGTGGGTCGGCGAGTACCGAACGGAATACACCGACGGCCAGCGCTACGATCCGGACCGGTGTACCGTTTCGGACGACTTCCGCGAGACAGCGACCGACGTTGCGAGCGTCGTTCCCGCACTCGAGGGCGCGACGGTCGTCGACGAGTGGATCGGCCTCCGAACCGTCACCCCGGACGGTCGACCCATCGTCGGCGAGACGAGCGTCGACGGGTTCGTCGTCGCCTGCGGCATGTCGGGTCAGGGAGTGACGCTCGCGCCCGCCGTCGCGGACGTCGTCTACGACGTACTCGAGGGGACCGTTGACGAAGACCACCAGATGTACCTCTCAACCGATCGCTTCTGA
- a CDS encoding HalX domain-containing protein, giving the protein MTTDTPSVLIVEDEPDLANLYAAWLDDECDVETAYDGNEALDAIDETIDVVLLDRRMPGLSGDTVLDTIRDRALDCRVAMVTAVEPDFDIIEMGFDDYLVKPVSNDELVEIIDQLLLRGTYDEQLQEFFALASKKALLDDQKTEPERKSSQEYAELKDRLAVLRVQVNDTIQELLEQDGYRQLCRDITSESVLQE; this is encoded by the coding sequence ATGACTACCGACACCCCGTCCGTCCTGATCGTCGAAGACGAGCCCGACCTCGCGAACCTGTACGCCGCCTGGCTCGATGACGAATGCGACGTCGAGACGGCCTACGACGGCAACGAAGCGCTGGACGCTATCGACGAAACGATCGACGTCGTCCTCCTCGATCGGCGGATGCCGGGCCTCTCGGGGGATACCGTTCTCGATACGATTCGAGACCGGGCGCTCGACTGCCGGGTTGCGATGGTGACGGCCGTCGAACCCGATTTCGACATCATCGAAATGGGATTCGACGATTACCTCGTCAAACCGGTCTCGAACGACGAATTGGTCGAAATTATCGACCAACTGCTCCTTCGGGGGACGTACGACGAACAGTTACAGGAATTCTTCGCGCTCGCGTCGAAGAAGGCGTTGCTGGACGATCAGAAAACCGAACCCGAGCGCAAGTCGAGTCAGGAGTACGCCGAACTCAAGGATCGGCTGGCCGTCCTCCGCGTGCAGGTCAACGACACGATCCAGGAACTCCTGGAGCAGGACGGCTATCGACAACTGTGTCGAGATATTACGAGCGAGTCGGTCCTTCAGGAGTGA
- a CDS encoding PAS domain S-box protein, whose protein sequence is MEDPVRVLFVAPEGTLADEAATVLERDGDGFVVETAVNARNGLEYLAAHEVDCILSGDHLSDRTGVEFLEAVRADHPSLPFILYPDDGSERMASDAISAGVTDYLGSESDAEGYEFVADRIRAAVDRSRTRTESKPRAEARTSSSDGVATTDGDGRNRTAGELDALFEHSPDMIDIHDADGTILDVNERLCEVLNQSSDDLVGTRVWDIDETYEPTELRDIWNRTEVGERLRFETEYRRADGSTLPVEVHVVRLDIDHEDRFVAISRDISDRKEREAEFRRNARAMDEAPVGITISEPAQKDNELIYINEKFEEITGYTEAEAIGENCRFLQGADTREEPVAEMRAAIDEQEPVSVELRNYRNDGTMFWNRVTIAPVEDESGTITNWVGFQEDITDRKEQERKLRRQNDQLEEFASVVSHDLRNPLNVAEGRLELLREECESEYLDDIAWAHRRMNDLIDDLLTLAREGERIRHPERVDLAALARDCWRNVEATRATISTDLARPIRADRRRLQQLLENLMRNAVEHGGEDVSITIGELADGFYVADDGPGIPEREREEVFDMGYSTSTDGTGFGLAIVEQIADAHDWAIRVTDGDRGGARFEIRNVTFADN, encoded by the coding sequence ATGGAAGATCCCGTTCGGGTCCTTTTCGTCGCTCCCGAAGGGACTCTCGCTGACGAGGCCGCAACCGTTCTCGAGCGTGACGGTGACGGATTCGTCGTCGAAACGGCGGTCAACGCGCGTAACGGTCTCGAGTACCTCGCGGCGCACGAGGTCGACTGCATCCTCTCGGGCGACCACCTATCCGACCGGACCGGTGTCGAATTCCTCGAGGCCGTCCGCGCGGACCATCCGAGTCTCCCGTTTATTCTGTACCCGGACGACGGGTCCGAGCGGATGGCCAGCGACGCGATATCGGCGGGCGTCACCGACTATCTCGGGTCGGAAAGCGACGCCGAGGGGTACGAGTTCGTGGCGGACCGGATCCGAGCGGCGGTCGACCGATCGCGGACGCGAACGGAGTCGAAACCGCGTGCCGAGGCGAGAACATCCTCGAGCGACGGTGTCGCAACTACCGACGGGGACGGCCGAAACCGGACGGCGGGTGAGCTCGATGCCCTCTTCGAACACTCGCCGGACATGATCGACATTCACGACGCCGACGGCACGATTCTCGACGTCAACGAACGACTCTGCGAGGTGTTAAATCAGTCCTCGGACGACCTCGTCGGAACGCGCGTCTGGGACATCGACGAGACGTACGAACCGACCGAACTCCGGGATATCTGGAACCGGACCGAGGTCGGCGAGCGACTGCGGTTCGAAACCGAATACCGTCGGGCCGACGGTTCGACGCTCCCCGTCGAGGTGCACGTCGTCCGACTCGATATCGACCACGAGGATCGCTTCGTCGCGATCTCGCGAGACATCTCCGATCGCAAGGAACGCGAGGCCGAGTTCCGACGCAACGCGCGAGCGATGGACGAAGCGCCCGTCGGGATTACGATCAGTGAGCCCGCCCAGAAGGACAACGAGCTGATATACATCAACGAGAAATTCGAGGAGATAACGGGGTACACCGAAGCGGAGGCGATCGGTGAAAACTGTCGGTTCCTCCAGGGAGCGGACACGCGCGAGGAGCCGGTGGCCGAGATGCGAGCGGCCATCGACGAGCAGGAGCCGGTCTCCGTCGAACTCAGGAACTACCGAAACGACGGGACGATGTTCTGGAATCGCGTCACGATCGCGCCCGTCGAGGACGAGAGCGGCACGATCACCAACTGGGTCGGCTTTCAGGAGGACATCACCGACCGGAAGGAGCAGGAGCGGAAACTCCGGCGGCAGAACGACCAGCTCGAGGAGTTCGCGTCCGTCGTCAGTCACGATTTGCGGAATCCGCTCAACGTCGCGGAGGGGAGACTCGAACTCCTCCGCGAGGAGTGTGAGAGCGAGTACCTCGACGACATCGCGTGGGCCCACCGGCGTATGAACGACCTGATCGACGATCTCCTGACGCTGGCACGGGAGGGGGAACGGATTCGTCACCCCGAACGGGTCGATCTCGCGGCGCTCGCGCGGGACTGCTGGCGGAACGTCGAGGCGACTCGCGCGACGATCAGTACCGATCTCGCCCGGCCGATCCGGGCTGATCGGCGGCGACTCCAGCAACTGCTCGAGAACCTCATGCGGAACGCCGTGGAGCACGGCGGCGAGGACGTGAGCATCACTATCGGTGAACTGGCCGACGGCTTCTACGTGGCGGACGACGGCCCGGGCATCCCGGAACGCGAGCGCGAGGAGGTGTTCGATATGGGCTACTCTACCTCGACGGACGGAACCGGCTTCGGGCTCGCGATCGTCGAACAGATCGCCGACGCCCACGACTGGGCGATTCGAGTGACCGACGGTGATCGCGGCGGCGCACGGTTCGAGATCCGAAACGTCACGTTCGCCGACAACTGA
- a CDS encoding PHP domain-containing protein: protein MLSVELHTHSSLSYDGRDPIELILEQAEAVGLDAIAVTDHDEIDASLEAVERAPDYGLVGIPGMEISSKAGHVLGLGLEEAVPPGLSFESTLEAIHDQGGLAVVPHPFQESRHGVMARITRDQLALGDAIEVYNSRLFTGRANRQAERYAKSRDLPMTAGSDAHISEMVGQAVTRVDADERSADAILEAIADGRTTVEGKRTPWRISVQQFAGGVTRRVSHVLKLLR from the coding sequence GTGCTGTCGGTCGAACTTCACACGCATTCGTCGCTGTCCTACGACGGCCGGGACCCGATCGAGCTCATCCTCGAGCAGGCCGAGGCCGTCGGCCTCGACGCGATCGCGGTGACGGACCACGACGAGATCGACGCGAGCCTCGAGGCCGTCGAGCGCGCCCCCGACTACGGGCTGGTCGGGATTCCCGGGATGGAGATCTCGAGCAAGGCGGGGCACGTGCTCGGGCTCGGGCTCGAGGAGGCCGTCCCGCCGGGACTCTCGTTCGAATCGACGCTCGAGGCGATCCACGACCAGGGCGGGCTGGCCGTGGTTCCCCATCCCTTTCAGGAGTCGCGCCACGGCGTGATGGCCCGCATTACCCGCGATCAGCTCGCGCTGGGCGACGCGATCGAGGTCTACAACTCCCGGCTGTTCACCGGCCGGGCGAACCGTCAGGCCGAACGGTACGCCAAATCCCGCGACCTACCGATGACCGCGGGCAGCGACGCCCACATCAGCGAGATGGTCGGGCAGGCGGTCACCCGGGTCGACGCCGACGAGCGCTCCGCCGACGCCATCCTCGAGGCGATCGCCGACGGCCGGACGACCGTCGAAGGGAAGCGAACGCCGTGGCGGATCAGCGTCCAGCAGTTCGCCGGCGGCGTCACGCGACGGGTGAGCCACGTTTTGAAACTACTCAGATGA
- the purL gene encoding phosphoribosylformylglycinamidine synthase subunit PurL → MSLADSDRELVVSELDREPTRAEAALFENLWSEHCAYRSSRPLLSAFDSEGEQVVVGPGDDAAVVALDDETYITMGIESHNHPSYVDPFDGAATGVGGIVRDTLSMGAYPVALADSLYFGEFDDEHSKYLFEGVVEGISHYGNCIGVPTVAGSVDFHPDYEGNPLVNVACVGLTNEDRLVTAEAQEPGNKLVLVGNGTGRDGLGGASFASEDLAEDAETEDRPAVQVGDPYAEKLLIEANEQLVDEGLIESARDLGAAGLGGASSEMVAKADLGAHIELERVHQREPNMNALEILLAESQERMCYEVEPDNVDRVREIVERFDLGCSVIGEVTDGNYVCTFDGESVVDVDAYFLGEGAPMNDLASEEPAQPETDLPEVDLQEAFETIVSSPNTASKRWVYRQYDHEVGVRTSVGPGDDAAIIAVREAEQGLALSSGAAPNWTDVAPYEGARAIALENATNIAAKGATPLAAVDCLNGGNPEKPDVYGGFEGIVDGLAEMCETLSTPVVGGNVSLYNDSVAGPIPPTPTLAMVGSKDGYDAPPLSVEPDGALLLVGDLGLETGSPRLGGSEYLARFDGSDAFPELPADPAAVVETLAAVANDDATLAVHDVSHGGLAVSLAEMVTEDAGLEVAIPSDDPAGALFHEQPGRALVQTESPEAVREAFDGVAPVVELGSGTDDGRLTIDGGRTLTADAAEIRERRATIERELE, encoded by the coding sequence ATGAGTCTTGCCGATTCGGACCGCGAACTCGTCGTCTCCGAGCTGGACCGGGAACCGACTCGAGCGGAGGCGGCGCTGTTCGAGAACCTCTGGAGCGAGCACTGCGCGTACCGCTCCTCGCGACCGCTGTTGTCGGCCTTCGACAGCGAGGGCGAGCAGGTCGTCGTCGGGCCGGGCGACGACGCGGCGGTCGTCGCGCTGGACGATGAGACGTATATTACGATGGGGATCGAGAGCCACAACCACCCCTCCTACGTGGATCCGTTCGACGGCGCTGCGACGGGCGTGGGCGGCATCGTCCGGGACACGCTCTCGATGGGCGCCTACCCGGTCGCGCTCGCGGACTCGCTGTACTTCGGCGAGTTCGACGACGAGCACTCGAAGTACCTCTTCGAGGGCGTCGTCGAGGGAATCAGCCACTACGGGAACTGTATCGGCGTCCCCACGGTCGCGGGGAGCGTCGACTTCCACCCGGATTACGAGGGGAATCCGCTAGTCAACGTCGCCTGCGTCGGTCTGACGAACGAGGACCGCCTCGTCACCGCCGAGGCTCAGGAACCCGGCAACAAACTCGTGCTGGTCGGGAACGGCACGGGTCGAGACGGACTCGGCGGCGCGAGCTTCGCCAGCGAGGACCTCGCGGAGGACGCCGAGACCGAGGACCGACCGGCGGTCCAGGTGGGCGATCCCTACGCCGAGAAGCTCCTCATCGAGGCCAACGAGCAACTCGTCGACGAGGGACTGATCGAATCGGCGCGGGACCTCGGTGCCGCCGGCCTCGGCGGTGCCTCGAGCGAGATGGTCGCCAAGGCCGACCTCGGGGCACACATCGAACTCGAGCGGGTCCACCAGCGCGAGCCGAACATGAACGCGCTCGAGATCCTCCTCGCGGAATCCCAGGAGCGGATGTGTTACGAGGTCGAGCCGGACAACGTCGACCGCGTGCGCGAGATCGTCGAGCGGTTCGATCTCGGCTGTTCGGTCATCGGCGAGGTCACGGACGGGAACTACGTCTGCACCTTTGATGGTGAATCCGTCGTCGACGTCGACGCCTACTTCCTCGGGGAAGGCGCGCCGATGAACGACCTCGCGTCCGAGGAGCCCGCCCAGCCCGAGACTGACCTCCCCGAAGTCGATCTCCAGGAGGCGTTCGAAACGATCGTCTCGAGTCCGAACACCGCCTCGAAGCGCTGGGTCTACCGGCAGTACGACCACGAGGTCGGCGTGCGCACGAGCGTCGGACCCGGCGACGACGCGGCCATCATCGCGGTTCGGGAGGCCGAACAGGGTCTCGCCCTCTCCTCCGGTGCCGCACCGAACTGGACCGACGTCGCACCGTACGAGGGCGCTCGCGCGATCGCGCTCGAGAACGCGACGAACATCGCGGCAAAGGGCGCGACCCCGCTCGCCGCAGTCGATTGTCTCAACGGCGGGAACCCGGAAAAGCCGGACGTGTACGGCGGGTTCGAGGGGATCGTCGACGGACTCGCCGAGATGTGCGAAACCCTCTCGACGCCGGTCGTCGGCGGGAACGTTTCCCTGTACAACGACTCCGTCGCGGGACCGATCCCGCCGACGCCGACGCTGGCGATGGTCGGTTCGAAGGACGGCTACGACGCGCCGCCGCTGTCCGTCGAACCTGACGGTGCTCTCCTCCTCGTCGGTGATCTCGGACTCGAAACTGGCTCTCCTCGCCTCGGCGGTTCCGAGTACCTCGCCCGGTTCGACGGCAGCGACGCCTTCCCCGAACTACCGGCGGATCCGGCGGCCGTTGTCGAGACCCTCGCTGCGGTCGCGAACGACGACGCGACGCTCGCGGTTCACGACGTCAGCCACGGCGGGCTCGCCGTCTCGCTCGCCGAAATGGTCACCGAGGACGCCGGTCTCGAGGTGGCGATTCCGAGCGACGATCCGGCGGGCGCGCTGTTCCACGAACAGCCGGGGCGCGCGCTCGTCCAGACGGAGTCGCCCGAAGCGGTCCGCGAGGCGTTCGACGGCGTCGCACCGGTCGTCGAACTCGGCTCGGGGACTGACGACGGCCGGCTCACGATCGACGGCGGTCGGACGCTGACGGCCGATGCAGCCGAGATCCGCGAGCGTCGCGCGACGATCGAACGGGAACTCGAGTAA
- a CDS encoding asparagine synthase C-terminal domain-containing protein — MTDATLRGAEPPTVRDALERNDPLPGTAGFAGEIDGRLVRDVLGRVPLFVDGSETATADRSWSFEPTTLEDPVLFPAGAVATPADPLPEPESHWPLPDPDPLDPESALEGLENAIETATNAVRGEDRDIAVAFSGGVDSALVAELLDAPLYVVGFPDSHDVDAARTAADAMGRDLTVVELEPTDLERAVPEVARATGRTNAMDVQIALPLYLVGERVAADGFDALAVGQGADELFGGYEKVVRLDHRVDAETTRGAVREGIRSLPDQLPRDVLTIEATGLEPVAPFLHDAVVDAALRLPDELLADDDERKRGFRRVAAEYLPDEVAARDKKAVQYGSLVARELDRLARQAGYKRRIDDHVTKYVAALLEDGTTQRE; from the coding sequence ATGACCGACGCGACGCTTCGCGGTGCCGAGCCACCGACCGTTCGAGACGCCCTCGAGCGCAACGATCCCCTCCCGGGGACGGCGGGCTTCGCCGGAGAAATCGACGGCCGACTCGTTCGCGACGTGCTCGGGCGGGTACCGCTGTTCGTCGACGGCTCCGAGACCGCGACCGCGGATCGGTCGTGGTCGTTCGAGCCGACCACACTCGAGGACCCCGTGCTCTTTCCGGCTGGTGCAGTTGCAACCCCGGCCGACCCACTCCCGGAGCCGGAATCTCACTGGCCGCTGCCGGATCCCGACCCGCTCGACCCCGAGTCCGCACTCGAGGGCCTCGAGAACGCGATCGAAACGGCGACGAACGCCGTCCGGGGAGAGGACCGCGATATCGCCGTCGCCTTTTCGGGTGGCGTCGACTCGGCGCTGGTCGCCGAGCTGCTCGACGCGCCGCTGTACGTCGTCGGCTTCCCGGACAGTCACGACGTCGACGCCGCGCGCACGGCCGCCGACGCGATGGGCCGCGATCTCACCGTCGTCGAACTCGAGCCGACCGACCTCGAGCGCGCCGTGCCCGAGGTCGCCCGCGCGACCGGTCGCACGAACGCGATGGACGTCCAGATTGCGTTGCCTCTGTACCTAGTAGGCGAACGCGTCGCAGCGGACGGGTTCGACGCCCTCGCCGTCGGTCAGGGTGCCGACGAACTGTTCGGCGGCTACGAGAAGGTCGTCCGGCTCGACCACCGGGTCGACGCCGAGACCACTCGCGGTGCCGTCCGAGAGGGGATCCGCAGCCTGCCCGACCAGCTCCCGCGTGACGTCCTGACGATCGAAGCGACGGGCCTCGAGCCGGTCGCTCCCTTCCTCCACGACGCCGTCGTCGATGCGGCGCTCCGGTTGCCGGACGAGTTGCTGGCCGACGACGACGAGCGAAAGCGGGGGTTCCGACGAGTGGCTGCCGAATATCTGCCCGACGAGGTCGCTGCGCGGGACAAGAAAGCAGTCCAGTACGGCAGCCTCGTGGCCCGCGAACTCGACCGGCTGGCTCGGCAGGCGGGCTACAAGCGCCGGATCGACGATCACGTCACGAAGTACGTCGCCGCGCTGCTCGAAGACGGCACGACTCAGCGCGAGTGA
- a CDS encoding PAS domain-containing protein, which translates to MRSIPTVDRVTDPFFALDTGFRFTYLNERAETLLERTRSELIGRVMWDEFPQTVETQFPDGFHRAMDEQVPVSFEIYHTELETWFEARAYPSETGLSVYMRDVTERKAQERTLAQHAAVVEAVHDAVVTLDRNREIVTVNGATEAILDTDRSTLVGEHVETLTTLAGIDDRHAVDIGQAITDVDIGNADRRQLEVPYVGPNGDDRMGEFRFVPIEDNTATVAAVVRDVTDQHEYDRVVESLHEITRWLLESDDPEEICAIAVHAGSDLLDLPISGIWLLEEEQGYLEPVAGTAGAHDEFGGLPRFNPGEGLVWDVFEGGEVELFDDLETVDELYNPDTPLRSEIIAPIGTRGVLMTGALDPHRFDETDVDLISTLVENTRAALDRADRERVLRERTDELERQTERLEAVADVLSNDLKRQLESVADALEEDAAEEWEFPLAEDTVETTLDRAERLVDDVREFARNGTAVGTRSRLHLEEAVTDAVSQSRLAEDAVIVEGAAALRADPDRFAHLLQTAFDSAVARGDTDVTVQIGLVGFDDDGDRGIFVLDDAEEIPPNAHDRVLDPTADDDTAIDGLGLALVRAIAEAHDWDCTVTNGENGGTRIEIRDVTTLERRLGG; encoded by the coding sequence ATGCGATCCATCCCGACCGTCGACCGCGTGACCGACCCCTTCTTCGCACTCGATACGGGGTTTCGCTTCACGTACCTCAACGAACGGGCCGAAACGTTGCTCGAGCGCACCCGCAGCGAGCTGATCGGTCGGGTTATGTGGGACGAGTTCCCGCAGACCGTCGAGACGCAGTTCCCCGACGGCTTCCACCGCGCGATGGACGAACAGGTACCGGTCTCCTTCGAAATCTACCATACGGAACTCGAGACGTGGTTCGAAGCCCGGGCGTATCCCTCCGAAACAGGCCTGTCGGTGTACATGCGCGACGTGACCGAGCGCAAAGCACAGGAGCGGACGCTGGCCCAGCACGCCGCCGTCGTCGAAGCGGTTCACGACGCCGTCGTCACCCTCGACCGAAACCGCGAAATCGTCACGGTAAACGGTGCGACCGAAGCGATCCTTGACACCGATCGATCGACGCTCGTCGGCGAGCACGTCGAGACGCTGACCACGCTGGCGGGGATCGACGACAGACACGCCGTCGATATCGGACAGGCGATCACCGACGTCGACATCGGCAACGCGGATCGCCGCCAACTCGAGGTGCCCTACGTCGGTCCGAACGGCGACGACCGGATGGGCGAATTCCGCTTCGTCCCGATCGAGGACAACACTGCGACCGTCGCGGCCGTCGTCCGGGACGTCACCGATCAACACGAGTACGACCGCGTCGTCGAATCCCTCCACGAGATCACGCGGTGGCTCCTCGAGTCCGACGATCCCGAAGAGATCTGTGCGATCGCCGTCCACGCGGGCAGCGATCTGCTCGATCTCCCCATCAGTGGGATCTGGCTGCTCGAGGAGGAACAGGGGTATCTCGAACCAGTCGCGGGCACCGCCGGCGCCCACGACGAGTTCGGCGGTCTCCCGCGGTTCAACCCCGGCGAAGGCCTCGTCTGGGACGTCTTCGAAGGCGGCGAAGTTGAGCTATTCGACGACCTCGAGACGGTCGACGAACTCTACAACCCGGACACCCCGCTCCGATCGGAGATCATCGCACCGATCGGCACACGCGGGGTCCTCATGACGGGAGCGCTCGACCCCCATCGATTCGACGAGACGGACGTCGACCTCATCTCGACGCTCGTCGAGAACACCCGGGCTGCACTCGATCGGGCTGACCGAGAGCGAGTCCTTCGGGAGCGGACGGACGAGCTCGAGCGCCAGACTGAACGCCTCGAGGCCGTCGCCGACGTCCTCTCGAACGATCTGAAACGGCAACTGGAAAGCGTTGCCGACGCCCTCGAGGAGGACGCGGCCGAAGAATGGGAGTTCCCGCTCGCGGAGGATACGGTCGAAACGACCCTCGATCGGGCCGAGCGGCTCGTCGACGACGTCCGCGAATTCGCTCGCAACGGGACAGCCGTCGGTACCAGGAGTCGGCTCCACCTCGAGGAGGCGGTTACCGATGCGGTCAGCCAGTCCCGGCTCGCGGAGGACGCCGTCATCGTCGAGGGGGCGGCCGCGCTCCGGGCCGATCCCGATCGCTTCGCTCACCTCCTCCAGACGGCCTTCGATAGCGCCGTCGCCCGGGGAGATACCGACGTCACGGTCCAAATCGGTCTGGTCGGGTTCGACGACGACGGGGATCGAGGCATCTTCGTGCTCGACGACGCCGAAGAGATTCCCCCGAACGCACACGACCGCGTGCTCGACCCGACCGCCGACGACGACACCGCGATCGACGGTCTCGGACTCGCACTCGTTCGAGCGATCGCCGAGGCCCACGACTGGGACTGTACCGTTACGAACGGCGAGAACGGCGGCACGCGGATCGAAATTCGGGACGTGACGACGCTCGAGCGTCGACTCGGGGGATAA
- a CDS encoding cupin domain-containing protein — MLDTYAESIADLEPADGEVETAELVVTDDVLVKAFALGSGAELEAHDHADSTNVFHVLEGTVTVVQGDESERIDAPGVVHHERGVDHGARNETDETAIFTASLCPLPS; from the coding sequence ATGCTCGATACGTATGCCGAGTCGATCGCCGACCTCGAGCCGGCCGACGGCGAGGTCGAGACCGCGGAACTGGTCGTCACCGACGACGTGCTCGTGAAGGCGTTCGCCCTCGGGTCGGGTGCGGAACTCGAGGCCCACGACCACGCCGACAGCACGAACGTCTTCCACGTTCTCGAGGGGACGGTGACGGTTGTACAGGGCGACGAAAGCGAACGGATCGACGCGCCCGGCGTCGTCCACCACGAACGTGGCGTCGACCACGGCGCGAGAAACGAAACCGACGAGACGGCGATTTTCACCGCGAGCCTCTGTCCGCTCCCGTCCTGA
- a CDS encoding ornithine cyclodeaminase family protein: MVRMLSDDDVASVLELEALLPVVADAFEKQRAGAVERPERPHYPIGMGTDPDAPGEPTGTGLCMPAYVHGAAYAATKLVTVVEDNPERGLPTVTAQIALADAETGQPAGYLAGNRITSARTGCIGGLAARELAIDEPIDLAVIGAGTQARWQTRAIAAATDRLESIRVYSPSDSRTACASDLDAELGVPATPVSSPRDAVDGATVVVTATTSTEPVFPGDALADGTLVIAVGAYTPAMRELDDATINRADRVFADVPSEARETGDLRDHAGLAVHPFGDVIAGQRGRAAPSEIIVCKSVGTAVLDAAAAEFVFERAREVGSGTTISL, from the coding sequence ATGGTTCGCATGCTCTCCGACGACGACGTCGCGTCCGTACTCGAGCTCGAAGCTCTCCTGCCGGTCGTCGCCGACGCGTTCGAAAAGCAGCGAGCGGGCGCGGTCGAACGACCGGAGCGACCACACTACCCGATCGGGATGGGGACCGATCCGGACGCACCCGGGGAACCGACGGGAACGGGCCTCTGCATGCCGGCGTACGTTCACGGCGCGGCGTACGCGGCGACGAAGCTCGTGACGGTCGTCGAGGACAACCCCGAGCGCGGACTCCCGACCGTTACCGCACAGATCGCACTCGCCGACGCCGAAACCGGCCAGCCGGCCGGCTACCTCGCTGGAAATCGAATCACCAGCGCGCGGACCGGGTGTATCGGCGGCCTCGCGGCCCGCGAACTCGCGATCGACGAGCCGATCGACCTGGCCGTGATCGGTGCCGGCACGCAGGCTCGCTGGCAAACGCGGGCCATCGCCGCTGCGACCGACCGCCTCGAGTCGATCCGCGTCTACTCGCCCAGCGACTCCCGAACGGCCTGTGCCAGCGATCTCGACGCGGAACTCGGCGTGCCCGCCACGCCGGTCTCGAGTCCGCGCGACGCCGTGGACGGTGCGACCGTCGTCGTCACAGCGACTACGAGTACGGAGCCGGTATTCCCCGGGGACGCGCTAGCTGACGGGACGCTCGTGATCGCCGTCGGCGCGTACACGCCGGCGATGCGTGAACTGGACGACGCGACGATAAACCGTGCGGACCGCGTCTTCGCGGACGTGCCGAGCGAAGCGCGCGAGACCGGCGATCTCCGCGATCACGCTGGACTCGCGGTTCACCCGTTCGGTGACGTGATCGCCGGCCAGCGAGGACGCGCGGCGCCGTCGGAGATCATCGTTTGCAAAAGCGTTGGGACCGCAGTATTGGACGCTGCAGCCGCAGAATTCGTCTTCGAACGCGCTCGAGAGGTCGGATCGGGAACGACGATCTCCCTCTGA